One Cucumis sativus cultivar 9930 chromosome 1, Cucumber_9930_V3, whole genome shotgun sequence DNA segment encodes these proteins:
- the LOC116401690 gene encoding 40S ribosomal protein S5 — MAVEVDVASQELTQSHHDVKLFNRWTFDDVQVNDISLVDYVGVAPAKHATYVPHTAGRYSVKRFRKAQCPIVERLTNSLMMHGRNNGKKLMAVRIIKHAMEIIHLLTDLNPIQVIVDAVVNSGPREDATRIGSAGVVRRQAVDISPLRRVNQAIYLLTTGAREAAFRNIKTIAECLADELINAAKGSSNSYAIKKKDEIERVAKANR; from the coding sequence ATGGCTGTTGAAGTTGATGTGGCAAGCCAGGAACTGACCCAGTCTCATCACGATGTGAAGCTGTTCAACCGCTGGACCTTTGATGATGTCCAGGTGAACGACATCTCTCTGGTTGATTACGTTGGGGTTGCACCTGCCAAGCATGCCACCTATGTCCCCCACACTGCTGGGAGGTATTCTGTCAAGCGCTTTCGGAAAGCTCAGTGCCCAATTGTGGAGAGGCTCACAAATTCACTTATGATGCATGGTAGAAACAACGGGAAGAAGCTTATGGCAGTCCGGATTATTAAGCATGCAATGGAGATCATTCATCTTCTAACTGATCTCAACCCAATTCAAGTTATTGTTGACGCCGTTGTTAACAGTGGGCCACGTGAAGATGCTACCCGAATCGGTTCAGCCGGTGTTGTTAGGCGTCAGGCTGTGGATATATCCCCTCTGCGTCGTGTTAACCAAGCAATCTATCTCCTTACGACTGGTGCTCGCGAGGCTGCTTTCAGAAATATCAAGACAATTGCAGAATGCTTAGCTGATGAACTTATTAATGCAGCAAAGGGCTCTTCAAACAGTTATGCAATCAAGAAAAAGGATGAGATTGAGAGAGTTGCAAAGGCTAATCGTTGA
- the LOC101211890 gene encoding transcription repressor OFP6 has translation MSNIRKNKFFTTIFSSTAGCGGCQKPKLSDIVQPDKKPPTTIVRRSSSSSSTDQNGTFSLDEDYTSSASKSTGTQSPVAILIGDSIAVEKDSDDPYEDFRGSMVEMIVEKRIYSPNGLQELLNCFLHLNSPYHHEIIVKAFTQISNEFESSHRLWNMSNNTDWKRRSGGEG, from the coding sequence ATGTCTAACATCCGGAAGAACAAGTTTTTTACAACCATTTTCTCCTCCACCGCCGGCTGTGGCGGCTGTCAAAAGCCAAAACTCTCTGACATCGTCCAACCTGACAAGAAACCCCCCACCACCATCGTCAGACGCTCCTCTTCAAGCTCCAGCACTGATCAGAACGGCACCTTCTCTCTCGACGAAGACTACACCAGCTCCGCTTCCAAATCCACGGGAACCCAAAGCCCGGTGGCTATTCTCATCGGCGACAGCATCGCGGTCGAGAAGGATTCCGACGACCCATACGAGGATTTTCGGGGATCGATGGTTGAGATGATAGTGGAGAAGAGAATTTACTCTCCCAACGGCCTTCAAGAGCTTCTGAATTGCTTCCTCCATCTCAATTCTCCTTACCACCACGAAATAATCGTGAAAGCGTTcactcaaatttcaaatgagTTTGAATCGTCCCACCGTCTTTGGAATATGTCTAATAATACGGACTGGAAAAGGCGGTCCGGCGGTGAAGGTTGA
- the LOC101211657 gene encoding secoisolariciresinol dehydrogenase, protein MGVPCFQLLQEDNRLEGKAAIITGGARGIGESIAKHFFNPGAKVVIADILDDLGNSLSNHLSSSSTSFVHCNVTKETDVENVVNTAVSKYGKLDIMFNNAGIPGALKFNILENEYSDFQNVLNVNLVGAFLGTKHAAKAMIPAGQGSIVITASVCSSIGGIGPYAYTSSKHGLLGLMRNATIDLGRYGIKVNCVSPHVVPTQMTREHFKLKDGDEFPDVYSHNFKCGDILRKEDVAEVGLYLASDASRFVSGHNFVLDGGFTAGNQGLCSYQQFGN, encoded by the exons ATGGGCGTCCCTTGCTTCCAGCTGCTGCAAGAAG ACAACAG ACTAGAAGGCAAAGCGGCAATAATCACAGGTGGAGCAAGAGGAATAGGAGAGTCCATTGCAAAACACTTCTTTAATCCTGGAGCAAAAGTTGTAATTGCAGACATCCTAGACGATTTAGGTAACTCTCTTTCCAACCATCTCTCCTCTTCATCTACTTCCTTCGTCCACTGCAACGTAACGAAAGAAACCGACGTCGAAAATGTCGTTAACACCGCCGTTTCCAAATACGGAAAGCTAGACATCATGTTCAACAACGCAGGCATTCCAGGAGCTCTCAAGTTCAACATACTCGAAAACGAATATTCAGACTTCCAAAACGTACTCAATGTCAACCTAGTTGGAGCCTTTTTAGGCACAAAACATGCAGCAAAAGCAATGATTCCAGCAGGTCAAGGCAGCATAGTTATAACTGCAAGTGTTTGTTCAAGCATTGGTGGGATTGGGCCATATGCTTACACAAGTTCAAAGCATGGGTTGTTGGGATTAATGAGGAATGCAACTATTGATTTGGGAAGATATGGAATAAAGGTGAATTGTGTGTCACCTCATGTAGTCCCAACTCAAATGACAAGAGAACATTTTAAGTTGAAAGATGGTGATGAGTTTCCTGATGTTTATTCTCATAATTTCAAATGTGGAGATATTTTAAGGAAAGAAGATGTAGCTGAAGTTGGTTTGTATTTAGCAAGTGATGCATCTAGATTTGTTAGTGGACATAACTTTGTTCTTGATGGAGGCTTCACTGCAGGAAACCAAGGTCTTTGCTCCTATCAACAATTTGGTAactga